One genomic window of Leptospira brenneri includes the following:
- a CDS encoding Cna protein B-type domain protein: MRVRGIVTVLVLLSLAVVGCSRKKKSMPFWFLLGTGGAVSDARDGLATPPDSNGVPLPTPGDSVGETDPDEVPGNNSEQEVPTHGPARVIGTIVPVVAGVPANVVCGNPGAPAAPACVDLTLIAVKIEVANGETNTLVASTYAESNGKFQFDLTDLPNNNYRVLINTGYGLNYTYQDFSFVFDPTQNPYTLVNVGNLLAERLYYGQGPAQFVGVVTSPGFSGGGVTVPAGPIAGITVSIIDSNGNTVGTGVTGSNGSYVININPLPNGNYTVVYSGDSVEVSGQPFANTTEFIHYTFPGTNPNTVAQVDLGETSLPWMAATESDLHLTGNILNGAVPSDSTTVFTIKLKNEQGAVLQSVQITGNGSFAIEGSYLTNGVYYLEVSNPVFYTVSRSFLFTASPTGGTKNVALTDPIYIIAKPSLVTGFVKDASGNHVAGTVINVRPSANQAPSRLVYLKDDPTLGSAIKLWIAEALSAVAGTNCSLNPTGSICSCAVNPTAACLVTVQGSGPWAYQTYGNKLYEVNPTTKEVSFLGASGLWAYYISAPGFENYCGSNASPCSSNPLQVSLNGNNYNAGTISLTSIATRSQILGSISVRDTAPTANSVHTNQSGLFVVLLGNTSLDGSALAHITTTSAGQFSFGGSSYVVTLPAILPVPFTNDETGRVAYALYQLGTGAATTLAQSPNIARANDSNASIDVINGNEYNFRQSSYQLVVVDRVAPSYQSSYLSSTSLGVDTSTVATNQYASTPAVFNVNGTVLHSPRATVTGIVTDAVSTQNVSGATVTLGRLVGGNFTADVRRDCSGGFDSPNCSVSSARTSGSDQVVGSVSSQSNGSYSFPFLSPGSYQLRVEKNGITTYFPVEVGTGGGTVVVNTPIITNDGRGHLSGSVRTPGGFSFLGTYSLEIVDPNGGTLRPSAGVQPASIATGATIFSNASQYTIFNINAGRWKIRFVSAGYASVEGIVDIQADVTTNFDIITFVPGSQTSGSISGRALSALYNTGVCNLTARIRPGVNVKSGAYAIDASGATIASVKTSTDGSYVIPSVPPGNYTLEVSGSGKRGDCTSVSENYSTTYRTVVSAGSETPPNQNILVTPILPDNEMRVVLSWGAKPRDLDSHLQYGNSANNRIVWNNKTPLGAGNGSLDYDITTGYGPETITLQGSVWSQPNRYYSIYNWSGEALMGISGANVRIFKGSVGEVRNYSIAPNHSNRWWKIFCIAQDKTISDVGTAGCNASNFIEKSMYSN, translated from the coding sequence ATGCGTGTTCGAGGAATCGTTACAGTTCTCGTTCTCCTATCATTAGCAGTTGTGGGTTGTTCCCGCAAAAAGAAATCCATGCCGTTTTGGTTCTTATTGGGAACTGGTGGTGCGGTCTCCGATGCACGAGATGGTTTGGCTACTCCTCCCGATTCGAATGGGGTTCCCCTTCCTACTCCTGGTGATTCTGTTGGTGAAACAGATCCAGATGAAGTTCCAGGTAACAATTCCGAACAAGAAGTACCAACGCATGGTCCTGCTCGCGTGATTGGAACCATTGTTCCTGTTGTAGCCGGTGTTCCTGCCAACGTTGTTTGTGGAAATCCTGGTGCTCCGGCAGCTCCCGCTTGTGTTGATCTTACTTTAATCGCTGTTAAAATCGAGGTTGCCAATGGAGAGACGAACACACTTGTTGCGTCGACCTATGCAGAATCCAATGGTAAATTCCAATTCGACTTAACTGACCTTCCTAACAATAACTATCGAGTACTCATCAATACCGGGTATGGACTCAATTATACTTACCAAGATTTTTCTTTTGTTTTTGATCCTACACAAAACCCTTACACTTTGGTGAATGTCGGAAACCTTCTCGCCGAACGTTTGTATTATGGACAAGGTCCGGCTCAGTTTGTTGGTGTCGTGACTAGTCCTGGATTCTCGGGTGGCGGGGTTACGGTTCCTGCAGGTCCAATTGCAGGGATCACTGTTTCCATCATTGATTCCAATGGAAATACAGTTGGTACAGGGGTCACTGGTTCCAATGGATCTTATGTAATTAATATCAATCCTCTCCCTAACGGAAATTATACGGTAGTTTACTCTGGTGATTCCGTCGAAGTATCAGGCCAACCCTTTGCCAATACTACTGAATTCATTCACTATACCTTTCCAGGAACCAATCCTAATACTGTAGCACAAGTTGATTTGGGAGAAACAAGTCTTCCTTGGATGGCAGCAACAGAAAGTGACCTTCATCTAACGGGAAATATACTGAACGGTGCAGTTCCTTCTGATTCTACCACCGTGTTCACAATCAAACTTAAGAACGAACAAGGTGCCGTTTTACAATCAGTTCAAATCACTGGGAATGGAAGTTTTGCCATCGAAGGAAGTTATCTGACCAACGGTGTTTACTACCTAGAAGTATCCAACCCTGTCTTTTACACAGTATCTCGATCCTTTTTGTTTACGGCTTCTCCCACTGGTGGAACCAAGAATGTTGCCCTTACGGATCCGATTTACATCATTGCAAAACCTTCTCTTGTTACTGGATTTGTGAAAGATGCGAGTGGAAATCATGTGGCAGGTACTGTGATCAACGTAAGACCATCGGCAAACCAAGCACCGTCTAGACTTGTTTATTTGAAAGATGATCCGACCCTCGGTAGTGCGATTAAACTTTGGATTGCGGAAGCTCTGAGTGCAGTCGCAGGAACAAACTGTTCTTTAAATCCAACGGGTTCTATTTGTTCTTGTGCTGTCAATCCAACTGCTGCTTGTTTGGTGACCGTACAAGGATCTGGCCCATGGGCGTACCAAACTTACGGAAACAAACTCTATGAAGTAAATCCAACTACTAAAGAAGTATCCTTTCTCGGAGCTAGTGGTCTTTGGGCTTATTATATCTCTGCTCCTGGGTTTGAAAACTATTGTGGGTCTAATGCTTCTCCTTGTTCTTCTAATCCACTCCAAGTGAGTTTGAACGGAAACAACTACAATGCAGGAACGATTTCGCTCACTTCTATTGCTACTCGTTCCCAAATCCTTGGATCTATTTCTGTTCGTGACACAGCTCCGACAGCAAATTCAGTCCATACAAACCAATCAGGACTCTTTGTCGTTTTACTTGGAAATACTTCTTTAGATGGATCTGCATTGGCTCACATTACAACCACTTCTGCAGGACAGTTTAGTTTTGGTGGTAGTTCTTATGTTGTAACTCTGCCTGCCATCCTTCCTGTTCCATTTACCAATGATGAAACTGGTCGTGTGGCTTATGCACTCTACCAATTGGGTACTGGTGCGGCAACAACTCTCGCACAATCACCTAATATTGCCAGAGCGAATGATAGCAATGCATCCATTGATGTCATCAATGGAAACGAATACAATTTCCGCCAAAGTTCTTACCAACTGGTAGTTGTGGACCGAGTGGCTCCTTCTTATCAGTCCAGTTATTTATCTTCCACGAGTTTGGGTGTAGATACCTCTACAGTGGCAACAAACCAATATGCTTCTACTCCAGCCGTATTCAATGTGAACGGAACTGTATTACATAGCCCAAGGGCTACTGTAACCGGCATTGTGACTGATGCTGTTTCCACGCAAAACGTCAGCGGAGCTACGGTAACCCTTGGACGTCTGGTGGGTGGTAACTTTACTGCGGATGTTCGTCGGGACTGTTCTGGTGGATTTGATTCTCCGAATTGTTCTGTTTCCTCTGCTAGAACATCTGGTTCCGACCAAGTAGTGGGATCTGTTTCTTCACAATCAAATGGAAGTTATAGTTTCCCATTTCTTTCTCCAGGTTCTTACCAACTCCGCGTGGAAAAAAATGGAATCACCACTTACTTCCCTGTAGAAGTGGGAACTGGTGGGGGAACCGTCGTTGTCAATACTCCTATCATTACCAATGATGGTCGTGGTCATTTATCTGGTTCTGTTAGAACTCCAGGTGGTTTCTCTTTCCTTGGAACTTATTCTCTAGAGATTGTGGATCCGAATGGTGGAACACTTCGCCCATCGGCAGGGGTGCAACCTGCTTCGATTGCAACGGGAGCCACTATCTTCTCTAATGCCAGCCAATACACGATTTTTAACATCAATGCAGGTCGTTGGAAAATTCGATTTGTATCGGCAGGTTATGCATCAGTGGAAGGGATTGTGGACATCCAAGCAGATGTGACCACAAACTTTGATATCATTACCTTTGTTCCAGGAAGTCAAACTAGCGGTTCGATTTCGGGACGTGCTTTGTCTGCCTTGTATAACACGGGAGTTTGTAACCTAACAGCTCGTATCCGTCCAGGTGTGAACGTCAAATCGGGTGCTTATGCGATTGATGCCAGTGGTGCGACCATTGCTTCTGTCAAAACATCCACAGATGGATCTTATGTGATTCCTTCCGTGCCACCAGGTAATTATACTTTAGAAGTATCTGGGTCTGGAAAACGTGGAGATTGTACCTCTGTATCTGAGAACTATTCCACAACTTACAGGACGGTAGTCTCTGCGGGTTCGGAAACACCTCCTAATCAAAACATCTTAGTGACACCAATCCTTCCTGATAACGAGATGCGAGTGGTTCTTTCTTGGGGTGCGAAACCTCGTGACTTGGATTCCCATTTACAATATGGAAATTCTGCCAATAACAGAATCGTTTGGAATAACAAAACTCCTCTTGGTGCTGGTAACGGAAGTTTGGACTATGATATCACAACAGGATATGGTCCAGAAACCATCACACTCCAAGGTTCTGTTTGGAGCCAACCAAACCGTTATTACAGTATTTACAATTGGTCTGGTGAAGCTCTTATGGGAATCTCTGGTGCCAATGTTCGGATCTTTAAAGGAAGTGTCGGTGAAGTGAGAAATTATTCCATCGCGCCAAACCATTCTAATCGTTGGTGGAAAATCTTCTGTATTGCACAAGACAAAACTATTTCTGATGTGGGAACGGCAGGTTGTAATGCCTCCAACTTTATCGAAAAGTCGATGTATTCTAACTAA
- a CDS encoding ABC transporter ATP-binding protein — MSEVIRFDSVSFVRTDKKILDNVNFSLNQGDSLAIIGRNGAGKTTLINLLFGYSWPTTGSISAFGETYGETPMAPLQNRIGMVQPGHQESLLQRLSTFEMVLTGVIGTLGLYKDPTELQEKTAESLLNSIGLSHKRNQIYSTLSSGEKMKVLLLRAFGLGKEILVLDEPTATLDITARTDFGKSLFQLKNNNPKLTRILITHRIEEIPEDFSKVLLLKEGNVISFGNKNEVLTDQNLSQLYDLDLQVSEKKGQYSVTVLS, encoded by the coding sequence ATGAGTGAAGTGATACGTTTTGATTCTGTTTCTTTTGTAAGAACAGACAAAAAGATTTTAGACAATGTTAATTTTTCACTGAACCAAGGTGATTCTCTTGCCATCATCGGTAGGAACGGAGCTGGTAAAACAACGCTCATCAATCTACTCTTTGGTTATTCATGGCCCACTACTGGCTCGATTTCCGCCTTTGGTGAAACTTATGGCGAGACACCGATGGCTCCTTTACAAAATCGCATTGGGATGGTGCAACCTGGTCACCAAGAATCTTTATTACAAAGACTTTCCACATTTGAAATGGTACTCACTGGTGTGATAGGAACTCTAGGACTTTACAAAGACCCAACAGAACTACAAGAAAAAACCGCAGAATCCTTGTTAAACTCAATAGGTTTAAGTCATAAAAGAAACCAAATTTATTCTACACTCTCTTCTGGGGAAAAAATGAAGGTATTACTTCTACGTGCCTTTGGTTTGGGGAAGGAAATCTTAGTACTCGATGAACCCACGGCCACCTTGGACATCACGGCAAGAACTGATTTTGGAAAATCTCTATTCCAGTTGAAAAACAACAATCCCAAACTCACAAGAATTCTCATCACCCACAGAATCGAAGAAATCCCCGAAGACTTTTCAAAGGTGTTATTACTCAAAGAAGGAAATGTGATTAGTTTTGGGAATAAAAACGAAGTGTTAACAGACCAGAATCTATCACAACTTTATGATCTAGATTTGCAAGTAAGCGAAAAAAAAGGACAGTATTCTGTTACTGTCCTTTCCTAA
- a CDS encoding HDOD domain-containing protein: protein MNFQDIISQLETAKESRINFYFVTEEQNQEIYALLVHVMGYMDKLYLVEVIFTVLKELLMNANKANAKRDYFTRENLDIQNAGDYAKGMSRFQENIIMKWNEQLERLDGGNYYISLLMKVEGKSIHFAVENNAPITKEELARINRRIEVAKNYNDLSDAFTDVSDSTESAGLGLVLIQLLLKNSGIGSEKFKIFTNDKITRATLSVPEVTTPVEIQTDLKTKLLNEIDGLPPLPHSLTKIIQLCNNPDSDLHMISQEIEKNPALSADLLKLSNSAFFANRSQVSSILQAVKVVGLKNLRNLLYVSGVRKIMDGQYGKMMDVWDHSSRCSYYARYLATENNHTNKIADIIAVSALLHDIGKFLLLSVDRGFFKKLETYQRGVDSGNSTLLEEMAIGLSHPQLGALLAEKWEFPMDLRVAIEYHHKPFLAPPELRDLVEVIYMANMMADYHEQKKGFYAIDKILLAKFNLDNIDVFSAAVNKIELLFKKSNE, encoded by the coding sequence GTGAATTTTCAAGATATTATCTCTCAATTAGAAACCGCAAAAGAATCTAGAATTAACTTTTACTTTGTTACAGAAGAACAAAATCAGGAGATATACGCATTACTTGTCCATGTAATGGGGTATATGGACAAACTTTATTTAGTAGAAGTCATCTTTACTGTCCTAAAAGAACTTCTGATGAATGCCAATAAAGCAAACGCAAAACGTGATTATTTTACCCGTGAAAATTTAGACATCCAAAATGCCGGTGATTATGCTAAGGGAATGTCCCGATTCCAAGAAAACATCATCATGAAATGGAACGAACAATTGGAGCGGTTAGACGGCGGAAATTACTACATTAGTCTACTCATGAAAGTGGAAGGAAAGTCTATCCACTTCGCTGTTGAAAACAACGCACCCATCACGAAAGAAGAACTAGCAAGAATTAATCGAAGGATCGAAGTCGCAAAAAATTATAATGACCTGTCTGATGCTTTTACCGATGTTTCAGACAGTACGGAGTCCGCCGGTTTAGGGTTAGTACTCATCCAACTACTTTTAAAAAACTCAGGAATTGGTTCTGAAAAATTCAAAATCTTCACAAATGACAAAATAACACGCGCTACACTGTCTGTACCAGAAGTCACTACACCAGTAGAAATCCAAACAGATTTAAAAACAAAACTTCTCAACGAAATTGATGGCCTTCCGCCACTGCCGCATTCACTTACGAAAATCATTCAGCTCTGTAACAATCCAGATTCTGATTTACATATGATTTCTCAAGAAATCGAAAAGAACCCTGCTCTTTCTGCTGACCTATTAAAACTATCCAACTCTGCTTTTTTTGCCAACAGAAGCCAAGTAAGCTCTATCTTACAAGCGGTCAAAGTTGTCGGACTAAAAAACCTAAGAAACCTACTCTATGTTTCTGGAGTTCGTAAAATTATGGATGGTCAGTATGGTAAGATGATGGATGTTTGGGATCATTCCAGTCGTTGCAGTTATTATGCAAGGTACTTGGCAACTGAAAACAACCATACAAATAAAATCGCCGATATCATTGCCGTCAGTGCCTTGTTACACGATATAGGGAAATTCCTTTTACTTTCCGTGGATCGAGGTTTCTTTAAAAAATTAGAAACCTATCAAAGAGGGGTTGATTCTGGAAACTCAACCCTTTTAGAAGAGATGGCAATTGGACTAAGCCACCCGCAACTAGGAGCTTTACTTGCCGAAAAATGGGAATTTCCAATGGATCTACGTGTTGCCATTGAGTACCATCACAAACCATTTTTAGCACCACCGGAACTTCGTGATCTTGTAGAAGTCATCTATATGGCAAATATGATGGCAGATTATCATGAACAGAAAAAAGGTTTCTATGCGATTGACAAAATCCTACTCGCAAAATTTAATTTAGATAATATCGATGTGTTCTCTGCTGCAGTGAATAAAATCGAACTTTTATTTAAAAAATCGAATGAGTGA
- a CDS encoding 6-hydroxymethylpterin diphosphokinase MptE-like protein — protein MHIVRSYLESSNRHQTIVFWEPIQAIYELEEFQTEIQILKEQSISKEFSFFFVTGPTPNWLDLKEKIKNLPNASGSSSQSKWSLYTTPSYERIFPELIRNCQNHFQSQLSSSGVNQNTIQHFQKVWTHNYLKNRMNLASSKTNIEWFQSFQKSKTSVLFIGASPGLELDLIKIKEERKHFLIFASDTSVGYLLPNGIIPDYIVSFDSGRGTTYHFLVDLPKDIPIITWLGGSAHIFELPNPKILVNTGHPLDQIVEHLLMKTSGKEWPHYSNPSLNLFGMVLAITDKMEQRDFFVSGVSYLAERGKSHCKGTGYERYYLPETNRKKSLELTTKRLYSGERKGKNQTAWNQINPQGSPSNIQFLSEIKEKPFSFTKGREHSLQSFQGFPPSLAELAKWADQDHSGIIHRKTLNTWLRFSLS, from the coding sequence TTGCATATTGTTAGGTCTTACTTAGAATCCTCCAATCGTCACCAAACTATTGTTTTTTGGGAACCGATCCAGGCGATTTATGAGTTAGAAGAATTCCAAACAGAAATACAAATTTTAAAAGAACAATCGATATCCAAGGAATTCAGTTTCTTTTTTGTAACGGGGCCCACCCCGAATTGGTTGGATTTAAAGGAAAAAATCAAAAATCTCCCAAATGCCTCAGGCTCTTCTTCCCAATCGAAATGGAGTTTGTACACAACTCCTAGTTATGAAAGAATATTTCCAGAACTCATTCGAAACTGCCAAAACCATTTCCAATCACAATTATCTTCGAGCGGGGTAAACCAAAACACCATCCAACATTTTCAGAAAGTTTGGACTCATAACTATTTAAAAAATAGGATGAACTTAGCCAGTTCAAAAACTAACATTGAATGGTTCCAATCATTCCAAAAAAGCAAAACTTCCGTTCTATTCATCGGTGCCAGTCCAGGTTTAGAATTGGATCTCATAAAGATCAAAGAGGAACGTAAACATTTTCTAATTTTTGCAAGTGATACCTCAGTTGGATATCTATTACCCAATGGAATTATCCCCGATTATATTGTTTCCTTTGATTCTGGTCGGGGAACCACATATCATTTTTTAGTGGATCTTCCAAAAGACATCCCCATCATCACTTGGTTAGGTGGATCGGCACATATTTTTGAACTCCCGAATCCAAAAATTTTGGTAAATACCGGACATCCTCTAGATCAAATAGTAGAACACCTACTAATGAAAACCAGTGGAAAGGAGTGGCCCCACTATTCTAATCCTAGTTTGAATTTATTTGGAATGGTTCTAGCTATTACTGATAAAATGGAACAAAGAGATTTTTTTGTGAGTGGGGTTAGTTACCTTGCAGAACGTGGGAAGTCTCATTGCAAAGGGACTGGGTACGAAAGATATTATTTACCAGAAACGAATAGGAAAAAGAGTTTAGAACTTACCACCAAACGTTTGTATTCTGGTGAGAGAAAGGGAAAAAATCAAACAGCCTGGAACCAAATCAATCCACAAGGATCTCCATCAAACATTCAATTTCTTTCTGAAATCAAAGAAAAACCTTTCTCCTTTACGAAAGGAAGGGAACATTCTCTCCAATCATTTCAGGGATTTCCCCCATCGTTAGCGGAATTGGCAAAGTGGGCTGACCAAGACCATTCCGGCATCATCCATAGGAAAACTCTTAACACTTGGTTGCGGTTTTCACTAAGTTAA
- a CDS encoding DNA primase, producing MSQSHKEDFDIVSLIELCREKKYETCVAGFSTIDKIEKVTLPKKLKNRKLTVQALYALTNDMVQWKYLSSEEKALLQAEKDKLAGVTSTAGTSFAPHAEEDIEEDFIPEEEARKPELEDGFEDEFGDDSDDEDEDDDDDDFDDDSDDDDDADEDDED from the coding sequence ATGAGCCAATCGCATAAAGAAGACTTCGATATCGTATCCTTAATAGAACTTTGCCGGGAAAAAAAATACGAAACTTGCGTGGCCGGTTTCAGCACCATCGATAAAATTGAAAAGGTCACTCTCCCTAAAAAATTAAAGAACCGTAAATTAACAGTTCAAGCATTATATGCACTCACAAATGACATGGTGCAATGGAAATATCTTTCCTCCGAAGAAAAAGCCCTTCTCCAAGCAGAAAAAGACAAACTGGCTGGTGTTACTTCCACTGCTGGAACCTCTTTTGCGCCACACGCTGAGGAAGATATCGAAGAAGATTTCATTCCAGAAGAAGAAGCACGCAAACCAGAACTTGAAGATGGTTTTGAAGACGAATTTGGTGATGATTCAGATGATGAAGACGAAGATGACGACGATGATGATTTCGACGACGACTCTGATGACGATGATGATGCAGACGAGGATGATGAGGACTAA
- a CDS encoding type 1 glutamine amidotransferase: protein MRAVFIRFIDCEGPGILEPLLRDAGYRISYQNAYDRRIHLMPEIHLNFDLIVMLGGPQSVADPNEQEFFKPYYDIVNNVAALPNKKLIGICLGSQIIAKALGANVRPGTKGPETGFSDLQILKQEHPIFKGIDKESIMAFHLHEDIFDIPVGAEHLLASEYYANQMFAYKNKIFAFQTHLEPTLEMLNVWQSVHKDFIAKGTGDFSGIADKQKVMAETANTIFRNIINL from the coding sequence ATGAGAGCAGTATTCATACGATTTATAGATTGTGAAGGACCAGGGATTTTAGAACCCTTACTTCGTGATGCTGGATATAGAATCAGTTATCAAAACGCATACGATAGAAGAATCCATCTTATGCCAGAAATTCATTTAAATTTTGACTTGATTGTAATGTTAGGTGGCCCTCAGTCAGTCGCAGATCCTAATGAACAAGAGTTTTTTAAACCATATTATGATATTGTGAATAATGTTGCGGCATTACCTAACAAAAAACTAATAGGAATTTGTTTGGGTTCACAAATCATTGCTAAGGCATTAGGTGCTAATGTTCGTCCTGGAACGAAAGGTCCAGAAACTGGATTTTCCGATCTCCAAATTTTGAAACAGGAACATCCTATTTTTAAAGGCATAGATAAAGAATCCATTATGGCCTTTCATCTGCATGAAGATATCTTTGATATTCCTGTTGGCGCGGAACATTTACTTGCTAGCGAATATTACGCGAATCAAATGTTTGCCTACAAAAACAAAATTTTTGCTTTTCAAACTCATTTGGAACCAACTTTAGAAATGTTGAATGTTTGGCAGTCGGTTCATAAAGATTTTATTGCAAAAGGTACTGGTGATTTTTCTGGAATCGCAGACAAACAAAAAGTAATGGCTGAAACAGCTAATACAATATTTCGAAATATTATAAATTTATAA